A single Symbiobacterium thermophilum IAM 14863 DNA region contains:
- a CDS encoding UvrD-helicase domain-containing protein, whose protein sequence is MSDVRWTPEQEQAITARGADVLVAAAAGSGKTAVLVERIIRRLVDERDPLDVDQLLVVTFTEAAATEMRDRIGAALQAALAGNPENERLQRQLALLGRASISTLHSFCLSLVRQYFYRLGLDPAVSVMGEHEALLLRHEVLDQLFARRFDEEEDGPFHALVDRYGGGRDDEGLRNLVLAIYDHMQALPWPDQWLEESLARFDVPEGAAIEDLPWWPPLRRQIRLELELAAEALASARALAARPGGPAAYLDVLAAEEAAVRAAAARTETGSYADLAEAVAAVAFGRLPGTKKGEVDEGLKEAVGKLRERAKKAVRAVQEQWFCRTADEWLADLQAIAPHLRTLGGVVREFAEAFREAKAAQSAIDFNDLERLALQLLRDSTSTPDRLVPSDVARDLRARYREILVDEYQDINGVQDAILTLVARDGQEGPPNRFMVGDVKQSIYRFRHADPGLFLAKYGAYRPWAGAPEPGAAGARIVLGANFRSREGVVNAVNFLFRQIMSARAGELDYDRDAELVYRAGYPPLPGEEAAEPPVELHLLDGEEQGPADGAGSGQAPAASGPEAASGDGVAGEADGEEEDPALAELADLTAMEREARLIAARIRAMVDGTADQPPVQVWDRKLKTYRPLQYRDIAILLRATTGRINTIIEVLSQSGIPAYGQVSTGYFQATEVQVFLSLLQVLDNPLQDIPLAAVLHSPIVGLSAADLARIRLANPRGSFYDALVAAAAPASGAAMAEAAAAPASEAAMAEAAPAPASGAAMAEAAAAADPAEAGATTSTAPGLEGVLVRFLECLDRWRTLARRRPLSQVVWQILQETGYLHYVGGMPGGAQRQANLLALYERAREFDQFARQGLFRFLRFIERLQAEQSDMGTAPALGEGEDVVRIMSIHKSKGLEFPVVFVAGLGSSFSDRDLRGDLLLNRDLGFGPQVVDPGTRLKYPTLAYHAVREVTRLANLAEELRVLYVALTRARERLVLVGSVKSLRAACARWSRGAGAPGWPLPESLLLSARSYLDWIGPAVLRHADGAPLRELAGEGGTAPGSGPDPALAGDPSRWEVTIWDPASLQQILQPRPEAAPPAVDWARIGAAEPLDRPLDEALHARLRARFGWRYPFEPVVRRFGKLSVTELKGYFDPDAEAPAEEMAPPAEEMAPPAEEMAPPAEGSAPPVEEPAPSTEPSSSTFAARPRFLQQDRRALSPTERGTAVHVVMQHLDLSRPLDAEGVGRQLAEMVERELLTPQQAAAVDAEAIADFFASPLGLRILQSRDRVSQELSFTLAVPAAEVYGDLPPEAAAGDVVIVQGMIDLLLEEEDGYVLVDYKTDRRDPVQAAQRYTTQIRFYRRAVEEILGRPVKEAYLHFLASRRSIAV, encoded by the coding sequence ATGTCTGACGTGCGCTGGACGCCCGAGCAGGAGCAGGCGATCACCGCCCGGGGTGCGGACGTCCTGGTGGCGGCCGCGGCCGGGTCGGGCAAGACCGCCGTCCTGGTGGAGCGGATCATCCGGCGGCTGGTGGACGAGCGGGACCCGCTGGACGTGGACCAACTGCTGGTGGTGACCTTCACCGAGGCGGCCGCGACGGAGATGCGGGACCGGATCGGCGCCGCGCTGCAGGCCGCCCTCGCAGGGAATCCGGAGAACGAGCGGCTGCAGCGGCAGCTGGCGCTGCTGGGCCGGGCGTCCATCAGCACCCTGCACAGCTTCTGCCTCAGCCTCGTGCGCCAGTACTTCTACCGGCTGGGGCTGGACCCCGCGGTTTCGGTGATGGGGGAGCACGAGGCCCTGCTCCTGCGCCATGAGGTGCTGGACCAGCTCTTCGCCCGCCGGTTCGACGAGGAGGAGGACGGGCCCTTCCACGCCCTGGTGGACCGCTACGGCGGGGGCCGGGACGACGAGGGGCTGCGGAACTTGGTGCTGGCCATCTATGACCACATGCAGGCCCTGCCGTGGCCTGACCAGTGGCTGGAGGAGAGTCTGGCCCGGTTCGACGTGCCGGAAGGCGCGGCCATCGAGGACCTGCCGTGGTGGCCGCCGCTCCGGCGGCAGATCCGGCTGGAGCTGGAGCTCGCGGCTGAAGCCCTGGCCTCCGCCCGGGCGCTGGCCGCCCGTCCTGGCGGTCCTGCAGCCTACCTCGACGTGCTGGCGGCGGAGGAGGCGGCGGTCCGGGCGGCTGCCGCGCGGACCGAGACCGGATCCTACGCCGACCTGGCGGAGGCGGTGGCCGCGGTGGCCTTCGGCCGGCTGCCCGGGACCAAGAAGGGCGAGGTGGACGAAGGGCTGAAGGAGGCGGTGGGGAAGCTGCGGGAGCGGGCCAAGAAGGCCGTGCGCGCGGTGCAGGAGCAGTGGTTCTGCCGCACCGCCGACGAGTGGCTGGCGGACCTGCAGGCCATCGCCCCCCACCTACGCACCCTGGGCGGTGTGGTGCGGGAGTTCGCCGAGGCCTTCCGGGAGGCCAAGGCCGCTCAGTCCGCCATCGACTTCAACGACCTGGAGCGGCTCGCCCTGCAGCTCCTCCGAGACTCGACCTCCACGCCCGACCGGCTCGTTCCCTCGGATGTGGCCCGGGACCTCCGGGCCCGCTACCGGGAGATCCTGGTGGACGAGTACCAGGACATCAACGGCGTGCAGGACGCGATCCTGACCCTGGTCGCCCGGGACGGGCAGGAGGGCCCGCCCAACCGGTTCATGGTGGGCGACGTGAAGCAGTCCATCTACCGGTTCCGGCACGCGGACCCCGGCCTGTTCCTGGCCAAGTACGGCGCGTACCGGCCCTGGGCCGGCGCGCCCGAACCCGGCGCGGCCGGCGCCCGCATCGTGCTGGGGGCCAACTTCCGCAGCCGGGAGGGCGTGGTGAACGCCGTCAACTTCCTCTTCCGGCAGATCATGAGCGCACGGGCGGGCGAGCTGGACTACGACCGGGACGCCGAGCTGGTGTACCGGGCCGGCTATCCGCCCCTGCCCGGGGAGGAGGCGGCGGAGCCACCGGTGGAGCTGCACCTCCTGGACGGGGAGGAGCAGGGGCCCGCGGACGGCGCCGGATCGGGCCAGGCCCCGGCTGCATCCGGCCCCGAGGCGGCGTCGGGGGACGGCGTCGCCGGCGAGGCCGACGGCGAGGAGGAAGACCCGGCGCTGGCCGAGCTGGCCGACCTGACGGCCATGGAGCGGGAGGCCCGGCTTATCGCCGCCCGCATCCGGGCGATGGTGGACGGCACCGCCGACCAGCCGCCCGTGCAGGTCTGGGACCGGAAGCTGAAGACCTACCGGCCCCTGCAGTACCGGGACATCGCCATCCTGCTCCGGGCCACGACCGGGCGGATCAACACGATCATCGAGGTGCTGAGCCAGTCCGGGATCCCCGCTTACGGCCAGGTATCGACCGGCTACTTCCAGGCCACCGAGGTGCAGGTGTTCCTGAGCCTCCTGCAGGTGCTGGACAACCCCCTGCAGGACATCCCGCTGGCGGCGGTCCTGCACTCGCCCATCGTCGGCCTCTCCGCCGCCGACCTTGCCCGCATCCGGCTGGCGAACCCCCGGGGCTCCTTCTACGACGCCCTGGTCGCGGCGGCGGCGCCCGCGAGCGGGGCGGCGATGGCGGAGGCGGCCGCGGCGCCCGCGAGCGAGGCGGCGATGGCGGAGGCGGCCCCGGCGCCCGCGAGCGGGGCGGCGATGGCCGAGGCGGCCGCGGCGGCGGACCCGGCGGAGGCCGGAGCGACGACGTCGACGGCGCCGGGGCTGGAGGGCGTCCTCGTTCGGTTCCTGGAGTGTTTGGACCGCTGGCGCACCCTGGCCCGCCGCAGGCCCCTCAGCCAGGTGGTCTGGCAGATCCTGCAGGAGACCGGCTATCTGCACTACGTGGGCGGCATGCCCGGCGGAGCGCAGCGGCAGGCCAACCTGCTGGCCCTGTACGAGCGGGCCCGGGAGTTTGACCAGTTCGCCCGCCAGGGGCTGTTCCGGTTCCTGCGCTTCATCGAGCGGCTGCAGGCGGAACAGTCCGACATGGGCACCGCCCCCGCGCTGGGCGAGGGCGAGGACGTGGTCCGCATCATGTCCATCCACAAGAGCAAGGGGCTCGAGTTCCCGGTGGTCTTCGTGGCCGGCCTGGGCAGTTCGTTCTCCGACCGGGACCTGCGCGGCGACCTGCTCCTCAACCGGGACCTGGGATTCGGCCCGCAGGTGGTGGACCCCGGGACGCGGCTGAAGTACCCGACCCTGGCCTACCATGCGGTGCGGGAGGTCACGCGGCTGGCCAATCTGGCGGAGGAACTGCGGGTGCTGTACGTGGCCCTGACCCGGGCCCGGGAGCGGCTGGTGCTGGTCGGCAGCGTGAAGAGCCTGCGGGCGGCGTGTGCGCGCTGGTCCCGCGGGGCCGGAGCGCCGGGCTGGCCCCTGCCCGAGTCGCTGCTGCTCTCCGCCCGGAGCTATCTGGACTGGATCGGCCCGGCGGTGCTGCGCCACGCGGACGGCGCCCCGCTCAGGGAACTGGCGGGCGAGGGCGGGACGGCCCCCGGGAGCGGCCCGGATCCCGCCTTGGCGGGCGATCCCTCCCGCTGGGAGGTGACGATCTGGGATCCCGCGTCGCTGCAGCAGATTCTGCAGCCGCGGCCTGAGGCAGCCCCGCCGGCGGTGGACTGGGCCCGCATCGGCGCGGCCGAGCCCCTCGACCGGCCCCTGGACGAGGCCCTCCACGCACGGCTGCGGGCGCGCTTCGGCTGGCGCTATCCCTTCGAGCCGGTGGTACGCCGCTTCGGCAAGCTGTCGGTGACGGAGCTGAAGGGCTACTTCGATCCGGATGCCGAGGCGCCGGCCGAGGAGATGGCGCCGCCGGCCGAGGAGATGGCGCCGCCGGCCGAGGAGATGGCGCCGCCGGCCGAGGGGTCTGCGCCGCCGGTTGAGGAACCGGCGCCGTCCACGGAGCCGTCATCCAGCACCTTCGCGGCCCGGCCCCGGTTCCTGCAGCAGGACCGCCGCGCGCTCTCGCCCACCGAGCGGGGTACCGCGGTGCACGTGGTGATGCAGCACCTGGATCTCAGCCGCCCGCTGGACGCGGAGGGGGTGGGGCGCCAACTGGCGGAGATGGTGGAGCGGGAGCTGCTCACACCGCAGCAGGCGGCGGCGGTGGACGCGGAGGCGATCGCGGATTTCTTCGCCTCGCCCCTGGGCCTGCGGATCCTTCAGTCCCGGGACCGGGTCAGCCAGGAGCTCTCCTTCACGCTGGCCGTTCCCGCGGCGGAGGTCTACGGCGACCTGCCCCCGGAGGCGGCCGCCGGCGACGTGGTCATCGTGCAGGGGATGATCGACCTGCTGCTGGAGGAGGAGGACGGATACGTCCTGGTGGACTACAAGACCGACCGGCGCGACCCCGTGCAGGCGGCACAGCGCTACACCACCCAGATCCGCTTCTACCGGCGGGCCGTGGAGGAGATCCTGGGCCGGCCCGTGAAGGAGGCCTACCTGCACTTCCTGGCCAGCCGCAGATCGATCGCCGTGTGA
- the addB gene encoding helicase-exonuclease AddAB subunit AddB, whose translation MGVRFIIGGAGSGKSQRCLDELTQAAQAAPAGPPLILLVPEQATFQVEQALLGSGRLKGIIRAQVLSFQRLAWRVSLKAGGLALPPLSDLGKQMVLRALLEKKRDDLRLFHQVADKPGFIERVAGSIRELRSYRQGPESLRRQLSQLEAEGLGETSLGAKLHDLALVMDELRSYIEGRFTDPDEYLTVLAARLEESRLLEGAEVWVDGFNGFTPQELAVLGAVMRSARQVHISLCIPPGQLYKAGGHHSPSDLFHPVLSTYDQLMQLAAESGVAVDPPLYLNEPLRFRGAPELAHVERYLFRQSAPAWPGAPERIALVEAQNRREEVAAAAREILRLVREEGLRFREIAVVARDLEGYGDLAATLFAEHGIPAFIDRRRTVAHHPLVELLRAALEVVVQDWAYGPVFRYLKTDLTGVSRAEIDLLENYVIEHGIRGRAWQQQEPWQYLRRYTLEEDAVPAGPAQQALLDEIHRIRRRATAPLLAFQRRLQRRGRPGPTVREITTYLFQLLDDLKVARQLEAWKAEAEQRGDLETAREHEQVWTRVLELFDQIVEGLGDQVLSPKVYLQVLSAGLDGLKLGLIPPGLDQVIVGTVERSRHAGVRATLILGATEKDFPPQPAEDAIFTDRERERLKQSGLDVGPTSLERLFQEQFLTYVALTRGSDFLWISYPLADESGRAAAPSPVVGRMRRLFPELKPRPAAPPAPDAEAAVAQVATPRQLAAAVARALRRARSGYAVEPHWLDLYQCIVLDPDLHREGAAVLAAVGYEEWLRRRGTPVGRELARLLYGDRLVTSVSRLEAFLSCPFRHFAGYALRLQGRAEFTVSAPEFGLFYHAALSLFVRELERDGLAWDTLTPDEAWRRMDSIIDRLAPRLQSEILLSSPQHRYLLRVIRRTLQSSLDYLSEHVLHGEFRPVAVEVPFGEEMDGLPPVEVDLPGGGRVLLRGRIDRVDALEGRDGRWYVRVIDYKSGRRDLRLGDFYHGLTLQLLLYLMAVVEGGEPLLPGTRVPAGALYLPVYDPVEPVNAPVPPDEVRPLRRKRYQARGLVSDDPAVIQAMDAAGLGLIQAKLKKDGTVYKGAPVASPDQFRQLFAHLRRVVRACGEQILQGEAAIAPYRLGPHTACQYCAYRPVCQFDPAVEPQGYRRLEKMDAPDVWQRVAAAGGEGDV comes from the coding sequence ATGGGCGTGCGCTTCATCATCGGCGGCGCCGGCTCGGGCAAGAGCCAGCGCTGCCTGGACGAGCTGACCCAGGCCGCGCAGGCGGCACCCGCCGGCCCGCCGCTCATCCTGCTGGTGCCCGAACAGGCCACCTTCCAGGTGGAGCAGGCGCTGCTGGGGAGCGGGCGGCTGAAGGGCATCATCCGGGCGCAGGTGCTGTCGTTTCAGCGGCTGGCCTGGCGAGTCTCCCTGAAGGCCGGCGGCCTTGCGCTGCCGCCGCTCAGCGACCTGGGCAAGCAGATGGTGCTGCGCGCGCTGCTGGAGAAGAAGCGGGATGACCTCCGCCTCTTCCATCAGGTGGCGGACAAGCCCGGCTTCATCGAGCGGGTGGCGGGCTCCATCCGGGAGCTGCGCAGTTACCGGCAGGGACCGGAGAGCCTGCGGCGGCAGCTGTCGCAGCTGGAGGCCGAAGGGCTGGGCGAGACCAGCCTGGGGGCCAAGCTGCACGACCTGGCCCTGGTGATGGACGAGCTGCGTAGTTATATCGAAGGAAGGTTCACGGATCCCGACGAGTACCTGACCGTCCTCGCGGCCCGGCTGGAGGAGAGCCGGCTGCTGGAGGGGGCCGAGGTCTGGGTGGATGGCTTCAACGGCTTCACGCCGCAGGAGCTGGCGGTGCTCGGGGCCGTCATGCGGTCGGCGCGCCAGGTGCACATCAGCCTCTGCATCCCGCCCGGCCAGCTCTACAAGGCCGGGGGCCACCACTCGCCGTCGGACCTCTTCCACCCGGTGCTTTCGACCTACGACCAGCTGATGCAGCTGGCGGCAGAGAGCGGCGTCGCCGTGGACCCGCCCCTGTACCTGAACGAGCCGCTCCGGTTCCGCGGCGCCCCCGAACTGGCCCATGTCGAGCGGTACCTGTTCCGCCAGTCCGCCCCGGCCTGGCCCGGCGCCCCCGAGCGCATCGCCCTGGTGGAGGCGCAGAACCGGCGGGAGGAGGTGGCCGCGGCGGCCCGGGAGATCCTGCGGCTGGTGCGGGAGGAGGGGCTGCGCTTCCGGGAGATCGCCGTCGTCGCCCGGGATCTGGAGGGCTACGGCGACCTTGCGGCCACCCTCTTCGCCGAGCACGGCATCCCGGCGTTCATCGACCGGCGGCGCACCGTGGCGCACCACCCGCTGGTGGAGCTCCTGCGAGCGGCGCTGGAGGTGGTGGTGCAGGACTGGGCCTACGGCCCCGTCTTCCGGTACCTGAAGACCGACCTGACCGGCGTCTCCCGCGCCGAGATCGACCTCCTGGAGAACTACGTGATCGAGCACGGCATCCGCGGCCGGGCCTGGCAGCAGCAGGAGCCCTGGCAGTACCTGCGCCGCTACACGCTGGAGGAGGACGCCGTCCCGGCCGGGCCGGCCCAGCAGGCGCTGCTGGACGAGATTCACCGCATCCGCCGCCGGGCGACGGCGCCGCTCCTGGCCTTCCAGCGGCGCCTCCAGCGCCGGGGACGGCCGGGGCCCACGGTGCGGGAGATCACCACCTACCTGTTCCAGCTCCTGGACGACCTGAAGGTTGCCCGGCAGCTGGAGGCGTGGAAGGCGGAGGCTGAACAGCGGGGCGACCTGGAGACGGCCCGGGAGCACGAGCAGGTCTGGACCCGGGTGCTGGAGCTGTTCGACCAGATCGTCGAGGGGCTGGGGGACCAGGTCCTGAGCCCCAAGGTCTACCTGCAGGTGCTGAGCGCCGGCCTGGACGGGCTGAAGCTGGGACTCATCCCGCCCGGGCTGGACCAGGTCATCGTCGGCACGGTGGAGCGGAGCCGCCACGCCGGCGTGCGGGCCACCCTGATCCTCGGCGCCACGGAGAAGGACTTCCCGCCCCAGCCCGCCGAAGACGCGATCTTCACCGACCGGGAGCGGGAGCGGCTGAAGCAGTCGGGGCTGGACGTGGGCCCCACCAGCCTGGAGCGGCTCTTCCAGGAGCAGTTCCTCACCTACGTGGCGCTCACCCGCGGCTCCGACTTCCTCTGGATCAGCTACCCCCTGGCCGACGAGTCCGGCCGGGCCGCGGCGCCCTCGCCGGTGGTCGGCCGGATGCGCCGGCTCTTCCCCGAACTGAAGCCCCGTCCGGCCGCGCCGCCGGCGCCGGATGCCGAGGCTGCCGTGGCGCAGGTGGCCACCCCCCGGCAGCTGGCGGCTGCGGTGGCCCGGGCGCTGCGCCGGGCCCGGTCTGGGTACGCTGTCGAGCCCCACTGGCTGGACCTCTACCAGTGCATCGTCCTGGACCCCGACCTGCACCGGGAGGGCGCGGCGGTCCTGGCCGCGGTGGGCTACGAGGAGTGGCTGCGCCGCCGGGGCACGCCGGTGGGGCGGGAGCTGGCCCGGCTGCTCTACGGCGACCGGCTGGTGACCAGCGTCAGCCGGCTGGAGGCGTTCCTGTCCTGCCCGTTCCGCCACTTCGCGGGCTACGCCCTGCGACTGCAGGGGCGGGCCGAGTTCACCGTCAGCGCACCCGAGTTCGGCCTCTTCTACCACGCCGCGCTCTCCCTGTTCGTGCGGGAACTGGAACGGGACGGGCTTGCGTGGGACACGCTGACCCCTGACGAGGCCTGGCGGCGGATGGACAGCATCATCGACCGGCTGGCGCCGAGGCTGCAGAGCGAGATCCTGCTGTCCAGCCCGCAGCACCGGTACCTGCTCCGGGTCATCCGTCGGACCCTGCAGTCCTCGTTGGACTACCTCAGCGAGCACGTGCTCCACGGGGAGTTCCGGCCGGTGGCCGTGGAGGTGCCCTTCGGTGAGGAGATGGACGGCCTGCCGCCGGTGGAGGTGGACCTGCCGGGCGGAGGGCGGGTGCTGCTGCGGGGCCGCATCGACCGGGTGGATGCCCTGGAGGGGCGCGACGGCCGCTGGTACGTGCGGGTCATCGACTACAAGTCCGGCCGGCGGGACCTGCGGCTGGGCGACTTCTACCACGGCCTGACCCTGCAGCTCCTGCTCTACCTGATGGCTGTGGTGGAGGGGGGCGAGCCGCTGCTGCCCGGGACGCGGGTGCCCGCCGGGGCGCTCTACCTGCCGGTCTACGACCCGGTCGAGCCGGTGAACGCCCCTGTCCCGCCGGACGAGGTGCGCCCGCTGCGGCGGAAGCGGTATCAGGCCCGGGGGCTGGTGAGCGACGACCCGGCCGTCATCCAGGCCATGGACGCCGCCGGACTGGGGCTCATCCAGGCGAAGCTGAAGAAGGACGGTACCGTGTACAAGGGCGCGCCGGTGGCCAGCCCGGACCAGTTCCGGCAGCTGTTCGCGCACCTGCGGCGGGTGGTGCGGGCCTGCGGCGAGCAGATCCTGCAGGGCGAGGCGGCGATCGCCCCGTACCGGCTCGGCCCGCACACGGCCTGTCAGTACTGCGCCTACCGCCCGGTCTGCCAGTTCGATCCGGCGGTGGAGCCCCAAGGATACCGGCGGCTGGAGAAGATGGACGCCCCCGACGTCTGGCAGCGGGTGGCGGCTGCAGGAGGTGAGGGCGATGTCTGA
- a CDS encoding AAA family ATPase: MRPIRLAFAGLQSYREPQEIDFRELMGAGLFGIFGPTGAGKSTILDAITLALYGRVERTRGTMGIMNLNENRLWVKFTFALGGTEYRVERSYRREKDTPSIRSEHARLVRVLPEGDEVLADREREVTQQVTDLLGLEIDDFTRAVVLPQGQFAEFLKLTGSKRTEMLQRIFALSQYGDVLNERLKRRKEAVERQLDAVAGEQRGLGDASAEAVSAAEEALRQVTAALAEAERQLADTESRFKEWERVWQLQQELAGITDELARWEAQAQAVDAARAELDAARRADAVRPHLTARDQAAAAAARAERAVALAEQAVRDAEAEVARAAQAYAEARTNRMEQAPALTRRQADLQRAVELEDRLEEARRQAGEVEEQVAALREKHDAVVRQIGEAEKRAAALRARETGLQEEIARLEVSPEERNRITDAQRALDRLREAERALLQAEQRVRQREQELEHARRAAEQAEALRLEAERRLQEVESALQRLETEPPADEADLRAQEAWLGRAGEQIRTVAGLAAQYAQRQAEADARRREWEEAAARIEQALLEEAQQQQAVEAAEQEREAVRAAVAAARRRAHAAALAQALTPGEPCPVCGSREHPQPAVVGEAVNLEAEEARLEQAEARLRAAGSALGRAQERTAAAREQAESARRRQAEAERALEEARLALEAARERLPAAWRSLAGPQLEEALAREAAEHEERARRFAGWREQVAALQQAREERTRALFAAAGDARERQAAVAHAEQALADARAEADARRSAAAECAAQFDAVRDDLDAAGVEAALRRIRDADERVADLRRSLAEVRTGQQELESRLGALRTEEKRCADELQEARVRHAQAVQRYEEVADQWRRLSGGEPARPQLTAVESRLTRLAQEEEQAAAAKERAERAHGQAEAARAAAVRELEVAHRHVAEAEAALAEALTVAGFESAEAARGALRLAARQAALDEEIRRHDQEGERLKGRQAALEQQLAGRSISAEEWRAWVDRLEQARRSAAERREERARAMQVRDDLLAKQRRWQELEEQRLGLAARLDHLDELQKVLRGNAFVNFIAQEQMARVAADASRRLRQLTRDRYTLEAAPDGSFLVRDETNGGTLRSVNTLSGGETFLASLSLALALSAQIQLHGHYPLEFFFLDEGFGTLDPELLDVVISTLERLHFDRLNVGVISHVAELRNRLHRRVIVEPAEPGGRGSRLRLERA; encoded by the coding sequence CGGCTGGTCCGGGTGCTGCCCGAAGGGGACGAGGTGCTGGCCGACCGGGAACGGGAAGTGACCCAGCAGGTCACGGACCTGTTGGGGCTGGAGATTGACGATTTCACCCGCGCCGTGGTCCTGCCCCAGGGGCAGTTCGCCGAGTTCCTGAAGCTGACCGGGAGCAAGCGGACGGAGATGCTCCAGCGCATCTTCGCGCTCTCCCAGTACGGCGACGTGCTGAACGAGCGGCTGAAGCGGCGGAAGGAGGCCGTCGAGCGGCAGCTGGACGCGGTGGCGGGCGAGCAGCGGGGCCTGGGCGATGCCTCGGCCGAGGCGGTGTCCGCGGCGGAGGAGGCCCTCCGGCAGGTCACGGCGGCCCTGGCCGAGGCCGAGCGGCAGCTGGCTGACACCGAGTCCCGGTTCAAGGAATGGGAGCGGGTGTGGCAGCTGCAGCAGGAGCTGGCAGGGATAACCGATGAGCTGGCCCGCTGGGAAGCGCAGGCGCAGGCCGTGGACGCCGCCCGGGCCGAGCTGGACGCGGCCCGGCGGGCGGATGCGGTGCGGCCCCATCTGACGGCGCGGGATCAGGCGGCAGCCGCCGCGGCGCGGGCCGAGCGGGCGGTTGCGCTCGCGGAGCAGGCGGTGCGGGACGCAGAGGCGGAGGTCGCCCGCGCCGCGCAGGCGTACGCCGAGGCCCGCACGAACCGCATGGAGCAGGCTCCCGCCCTGACCCGGCGGCAGGCGGATCTGCAGCGGGCCGTCGAGCTGGAGGACCGGCTCGAGGAGGCCCGGCGGCAGGCCGGCGAGGTGGAGGAGCAGGTGGCTGCGCTGCGGGAGAAGCACGATGCCGTCGTGCGGCAGATCGGGGAGGCCGAGAAGCGGGCGGCTGCGCTGCGCGCCCGGGAGACCGGGCTCCAGGAGGAGATCGCCCGGCTGGAGGTCTCCCCCGAGGAGCGCAACCGGATCACCGATGCCCAGCGGGCGTTGGACCGGCTGAGGGAAGCCGAGCGCGCCCTGCTGCAGGCGGAGCAGCGGGTCCGGCAGCGTGAGCAAGAGCTGGAGCACGCCCGGAGGGCGGCAGAGCAGGCGGAAGCGCTCCGCCTGGAGGCGGAGCGGCGGTTGCAGGAGGTGGAGTCCGCCCTGCAGCGGCTGGAGACCGAGCCGCCAGCGGACGAGGCCGACCTGCGCGCACAGGAGGCGTGGCTCGGACGGGCGGGCGAGCAGATTCGCACCGTAGCGGGGCTGGCGGCGCAGTACGCCCAGCGGCAGGCCGAGGCGGATGCCCGCCGCCGGGAGTGGGAGGAGGCTGCGGCCCGCATCGAACAGGCCCTCCTGGAAGAGGCGCAGCAGCAGCAGGCTGTGGAAGCCGCAGAACAGGAACGGGAGGCCGTGCGGGCGGCCGTTGCCGCGGCCCGCAGGCGGGCCCACGCGGCCGCCCTGGCGCAGGCCCTGACGCCGGGAGAGCCCTGCCCCGTCTGCGGATCGCGGGAACACCCTCAGCCTGCCGTGGTGGGGGAGGCCGTCAACCTGGAGGCGGAGGAGGCCCGGCTGGAGCAGGCCGAGGCGCGGCTGCGCGCGGCCGGATCGGCGCTGGGCAGGGCGCAGGAGCGCACGGCCGCAGCCCGGGAGCAGGCGGAATCCGCCCGTCGGCGGCAGGCTGAGGCCGAACGGGCGCTGGAGGAGGCCCGGTTGGCCCTGGAGGCCGCCCGGGAGCGGCTTCCTGCGGCGTGGCGGTCGCTGGCCGGGCCGCAGCTCGAGGAAGCGCTGGCCCGGGAGGCGGCGGAACACGAGGAACGGGCCCGCCGGTTTGCGGGGTGGCGCGAGCAGGTCGCCGCCTTGCAGCAGGCGCGCGAGGAGCGCACGCGGGCGCTGTTCGCGGCGGCGGGAGACGCCCGGGAGCGGCAGGCCGCGGTCGCACATGCCGAGCAGGCCCTGGCCGACGCCCGGGCCGAGGCCGACGCGCGGCGGTCCGCTGCGGCGGAGTGCGCTGCACAGTTTGATGCGGTCCGGGACGACCTGGACGCCGCAGGCGTGGAGGCTGCGCTGCGGCGCATCCGGGACGCGGACGAGCGGGTGGCGGACCTGCGCCGATCGCTGGCGGAGGTCCGCACCGGCCAGCAGGAGCTGGAGAGCCGGCTGGGTGCCCTGCGAACCGAGGAGAAACGCTGCGCCGACGAACTGCAGGAGGCCCGGGTGCGCCACGCGCAGGCGGTGCAGCGGTACGAGGAGGTCGCAGACCAGTGGCGCCGCCTCTCCGGCGGCGAGCCGGCGAGGCCGCAGCTGACCGCGGTGGAGTCCCGACTCACCAGGCTGGCCCAGGAGGAGGAGCAGGCCGCCGCGGCGAAGGAGCGGGCCGAGCGTGCGCATGGACAGGCTGAGGCTGCCCGCGCCGCCGCCGTGCGGGAGCTGGAGGTGGCGCACCGGCACGTGGCAGAGGCGGAAGCCGCACTGGCGGAAGCCCTGACGGTTGCCGGCTTTGAGAGCGCGGAGGCGGCGCGTGGGGCGCTGCGGCTCGCGGCGCGGCAGGCTGCGCTGGACGAGGAGATCCGGCGCCACGACCAGGAGGGCGAGCGGCTGAAGGGTCGGCAGGCGGCCCTGGAGCAGCAGCTGGCCGGCCGGAGCATCAGCGCCGAGGAGTGGCGGGCGTGGGTGGACAGGCTGGAGCAGGCCCGCCGGAGCGCCGCCGAGCGGCGGGAGGAGCGGGCCCGGGCGATGCAGGTCCGCGACGACCTGCTGGCCAAGCAGCGGCGCTGGCAGGAGCTGGAGGAGCAGCGGCTGGGGCTGGCTGCACGGCTCGACCACCTGGATGAGCTGCAGAAGGTCCTGCGGGGCAACGCCTTCGTCAATTTCATCGCCCAGGAGCAGATGGCGCGGGTGGCGGCCGACGCCTCCCGGCGGCTGCGCCAGCTCACCCGGGACCGGTACACGCTGGAGGCGGCGCCGGACGGCAGCTTCCTGGTGCGGGACGAGACCAACGGCGGGACCCTGCGCTCGGTGAACACGCTCTCCGGCGGCGAGACGTTCCTGGCCTCTCTGTCGCTGGCCCTGGCGCTCTCGGCGCAGATCCAGCTGCACGGGCACTATCCCCTGGAGTTCTTCTTCCTGGACGAGGGCTTCGGCACCCTGGACCCGGAGCTGCTGGACGTGGTGATCTCCACGCTGGAGCGGCTGCACTTCGACCGGCTGAACGTCGGGGTGATCAGCCACGTGGCCGAGCTCAGGAACCGGCTCCACCGCCGGGTCATCGTGGAGCCGGCTGAGCCAGGCGGGCGCGGCAGCCGGCTGCGGCTGGAACGGGCGTGA